In Sphaeramia orbicularis chromosome 7, fSphaOr1.1, whole genome shotgun sequence, one genomic interval encodes:
- the LOC115422474 gene encoding L-rhamnose-binding lectin CSL1-like codes for MVHFSPAHLLAGTCVLLSAGVLTQKVTTCYCGTVHRLSCDTGVISVQTALWGHEDERCFHGQPPYPVNQDCSPMGTVENLKTRCDGKKVCELTPADIRYPGSCTGYLHTTYTCIPANYLVTCEHSLAYLQCDKGQVIHVYSADYGRRDRTTCIYNRPYSQIQKTDCSSPSSKVAESCNGKNSCIIKVSNSVFGDPCKGTYKYLEASYMCQDALTPSNPPSESPSEPPKSITMHNSRLTGRLLLAVTLFLMETVVSTKTVTTCDNSYNVHRLSCDFGVIGVQSALYGRADSETCSEGRPANQISDTSCSQQGTTDVIRTRCDGKSVCELNVKVVRTSDPCAGTYKYLQTNYTCLPAIQVTACEFSVAHLYCDVGQVILVYGADYGRRDQTTCIYKRPESQITNVDCSNPTKKVAESCNGKNSCIINANNAFFGDPCQGTYKYLEVAYVCEYPTV; via the exons ATGGTCCATTTTAGCCCTGCACACT tgttggCAGGAACCTGTGTGCTTTTAAGTGCAG GTGTCCTGACACAGAAAGTCACCACCTGTTACTGCGGCACTGTTCACCGCCTGAGCTGTG ACACAGGAGTGATAAGTGTGCAGACTGCGCTGTGGGGTCATGAAGACGAGAGATGCTTTCATGGACAACCTCCATACCCCGTTAACCAAGACTGTTCTCCAATGGGAACTGTGGAAAACCTCAAGACCAG ATGTGATGGGAAAAAAGTTTGTGAATTAACCCCTGCGGACATCAGATACCCTGGTTCCTGCACTGGATATCTACACACAACATACACCTGCATTCCGGCAA ATTATCTTGTTACATGTGAGCACTCACTTGCGTACCTGCAGTGTG ACAAAGGGCAGGTGATACATGTCTACAGTGCTGACTACGGCCGTCGTGACCGTACTACATGCATTTATAATCGACCATACTCTCAGATCCAGAAGACTGACTGTTCAAGCCCTTCAAGCAAAGTAGCTGAGAG CTGTAATGGGAAAAACAGCTGCATTATCAAAGTGAGCAACTCTGTGTTTGGAGACCCCTGTAAAGGCACCTACAAATACCTGGAGGCGTCGTATATGTGTCAGG ATGCTCTGACTCCAAGTAATCCTCCAAGTGAGAGTCCAAGTGAACCTCCAA AATCAATAACCATGCACAACAGCAGACTGACTGGAAGACTGC TGCTGGCAGTGACCTTGTTCTTGATGGAAACAG TCGTTTCCACAAAGACAGTTACCACCTGTGACAACAGCTACAACGTCCATCGCCTCAGTTGTG ATTTCGGAGTCATTGGTGTGCAGTCTGCTCTCTATGGACGTGCAGACTCTGAGACCTGCAGTGAGGGCAGACCTGCAAACCAGATTTCTGATACATCGTGCTCCCAGCAGGGCACCACAGATGTCATCAGGACAAG GTGTGATGGTAAGAGTGTGTGTGAACTGAACGTAAAAGTTGTTCGCACATCAGATCCCTGCGCAGGTACCTATAAATATCTGCAGACCAACTACACCTGCCTCCCAGCAA TTCAAGTTACCGCATGTGAGTTCTCTGTGGCCCACCTGTACTGTG ATGTAGGACAAGTAATACTTGTCTACGGAGCTGATTATGGCCGTCGTGACCAGACCACATGCATCTACAAACGGCCCGAGTCACAGATTACAAACGTCGACTGCTCAAATCCCACTAAAAAAGTTGCTGAAAG CTGTAATGGGAAAAACAGTTGCATCATCAATGCAAACAATGCCTTCTTTGGAGACCCTTGTCAAGGCACTTACAAGTACCTGGAGGTGGCTTACGTTTGTGAAT ATCCTACTGTGTAA
- the casp9 gene encoding caspase-9 yields MDERHKKILQRNRSNLVKGLDPSNLYDSLLEKGVFTEDMIDEIKSSGTRRDQARQLVRDLETRGSRAFPIFLECLQETGQHSLAELLQDGAPSVHIRPSAPPQVVRPPVKPLPVVSPMDIDKPKVEVVPISPLSPKQKTNTTPTPSPVYTRPRPRRDSIQCYKMDASPCGHCLIINNVEFDPRSELSNRTGSNIDCDKLERRFKALNFIVEVKANLKQRQIKHQLSALSKKDHSQFDCCVVIMLSHGTEVSHSRFPGAVYGVDGQHIPVQYITNYLNGQHCPSLQGKPKLFFIQACGGGEKDTGFEVSPDEVEPSFGGEDDQTDAIPMSSSSDSLSMSDEPDARATLPTPSDILVSYSTFPGYVSWRDTQSGSWYVETLDRILEESASINDLVTMLMMVNHEVSQNSAKGLYKQMPGSFNFLRKLLYFQTQA; encoded by the exons ATGGACGAAAGACACAAGAAGATTCTCCAGCGAAACAGGAGCAATCTGGTGAAAGGACTGGATCCATCAAACCTTTACGATAGTCTTCTAGAGAAAGGAGTTTTCACCGAAGACATGATCGACGAGATAAAG AGCTCTGGGACCAGACGTGATCAAGCCCGACAGTTAGTCCGGGACTTAGAGACCCGTGGGAGCCGGGCCTTTCCTATATTTCTGGAGTGTCTTCAGGAAACAGGTCAGCACAGCCTGGCAGAGCTCCTCCAAGATGGAGCTCCATCAGTTCACATCCGGCCTTCAGCCCCTCCTCAGGTAGTTCGTCCTCCTGTCAAGCCTCTTCCTGTTG TGTCTCCAATGGATATTGATAAGCCAAAAGTAGAAGTTGTTCCTATTTCTCCTCTTTctccaaaacagaaaacaaataccACTCCCACTCCAT CACCAGTATACACAAGACCAAGACCACGACGGGATAGTATTCAG tGTTATAAAATGGATGCCAGCCCATGTGGACATTGCCTCATCATAAACAATGTGGAGTTTGACCCTCGCAGTGAGCTTAGCAACCGCACAGGCTCCAACATAGACTGTGACAAGCTGGAAAGACGGTTCAAAGCACTCAATTTTATTGTGGAAGTCAAGGCAAACCTGaaacaaaga CAAATCAAGCATCAACTGTCAGCTTTATCAAAGAAAGACCATTCCCAGTTCGACTGCTGTGTAGTTATCATGCTTTCTCATGGTACAGAG GTGAGTCACAGCCGCTTCCCTGGTGCTGTGTATGGAGTTGATGGACAGCACATCCCTGTTCAGTACATAACAAACTATCTTAATGGACAGCACTGCCCGTCTTTACAAGGAAAACCCAAACTGTTTTTCATCCAGGCCTGTGGAGGAG GTGAAAAAGACACAGGTTTTGAGGTGTCCCCTGATGAGGTCGAGCCATCCTTTGGTGGAGAGGACGACCAGACGGATGCTATTCCCATGTCATCCAGCAGCGACTCTTTGAGTATGTCCGATGAGCCAGACGCCAGAGCCACGCTGCCCACACCCAGTGACATTCTAGTGTCCTACTCAACTTTTCCAG GCTATGTGTCTTGGAGAGACACTCAGTCTGGTTCCTGGTATGTCGAGACACTGGACCGCATCCTTGAGGAAAGTGCCAGCATCAATGACTTGGTCACAATGTTGATGATG GTTAACCATGAGGTCTCCCAGAACTCTGCAAAAGGTCTCTACAAGCAAATGCCTGGTTCCTTTAACTTCCTCCGTAAACTTCTCTACTTTCAAACCCAAGCATGA